The following nucleotide sequence is from Trifolium pratense cultivar HEN17-A07 linkage group LG2, ARS_RC_1.1, whole genome shotgun sequence.
gaaaactacacataccactacgggtaagaGTAatgacccgtagtggaatcctcaattctaaaaaaaaaaacaggaaacCATACATACGACTACGGGTAtgcgtaaatacccgtagtggaatctcatacataccactacgggtatttataaatacccgtagtggaatccccaattcttaaaaaaaaaaaaacaggaaaccatacataccactacggatattgtaaatacccgtagtggaatctcatacataccactacgggtatttgtaaaaaccgacgtggaatccccataatattaaataataattacagaagaaactacacataccacgacgggtataaaaaTACCCGACGTGGAAAGTTGTACTTACAACGTCGACTGCATttactactggccgcggccagtagtagAAAGTCTGTTTGGCCAGTAGTTGTAtctcctttctgcactagtgttCGTTTCAACAATTCCCCACTTGAATTTATAAGAAACATCCAAAATAGCATAGGACGCTTCtataagattgtgcataagTAAATATGTCTATGGCTTGAACGTTTGCCTACCGATTCAGCAAAAGTGACACTTATAGAAGTAGTGATGATGATTATGGTTATTATAATGATTAGAATGATGGTGATGATTATCTTGGATTTATACCGAATGTTTGTTGAAAATAAATGTGCAATAGATGACTTAACTAAGTTTGTATCTCAATAGTGCAGTTAATTTCATTTCTCTTTGGTCGCTTTGTTTTCCAATGACCTTGGTCCATTTtcatagtttttctttttggctTGTATAtcaccattttttttgtccactAAAATCATTTATATGTGTGTAAATGTGAAACCTATCTATTAAACCATTCTTATGAAGGTGTAGATGTATCTAGATTATCAGTTGGAATGGACGTGAAGGAACCTGTGAGTTAAAAGCAGAGCAACACAACCAGCATAAAATTGGAGGTTCATACATACTTTCATGAATATGACATGATATCAAATCCCAGTTTGCACATGTTTCTTCGCTTTACATTACTCTGATATGGTTATAGGCAAAGTCGATATTATTTTGTTAAACCAACATGTATCATGTTCGTTCAAAACTTTCCTAATTATTCAATTTTGTTATTCTTTGGCTCATAAGAACTTAGTGTTATCTTATTCCATAGATAAAATCCATGAAAGtaaacaaattttgaaaatgcaAAAGGTAtgttatctctctctctctctccccctcCCTCCCTCGGTGTAGTTGTCATCCATGAGACTGCATGCACTAGGTGAGATCAGAGTCATCGGATTAAAATAAGACGGTttctaagataaaaaaaattatattttaaaatattcaaactGAGTTAAAATTGAGCCGTGTAATGTTGATCGGAAGACTCTGATTTGATGACTGCAACTTGAGTGCACACAAACCGACGGGACTAAATCCATTTCCATGAAAGGAGGgtacatatttattttactatctaATAGCTTATAATATGGTTTGTCACCAAATGAAAAGAGAGTAATTATTTTACAGCTTAAAGTGGCTAAGGAAAGGATAATAATTATAAAGGGTGGCTCGAAAAAGACTCTAGGTACCTATAAAAATTGCCTCGATGTGATGTAAGTTAAAATCAATCAGTCAGCATAGAATAAATGCAAGTTCtatagaaaataaacaaattcacTGATACTCTCATAAGATATAAAACGATAATGGCAATATAGTGGAAATATTTGATGTAAATTCTCACTGACTTCGGTATCTGAAAGTTGAATCAATTATCTCGCAAAATACTATCTTTCTTACTTGACTCTGTCTCTTGAAGTTCCGCACTTTCATCAGCAATCATCTTTAGTGTATATATATCATTGTATTAAGGCGTGAAATTCAGATAATAAAAATCTAATTGTTAACTCATAATATCtttttttcatacaacattaattatatttcttaatttgtataatttggTCAAAGTAACTTacattttggaacggagggagtataagagAAGATTGAAGGAGAATAGCGTGTATAAAAGAGattaaaacgcagcggaattaaAATTTCCTTCACTGAATCCTTGCGAATGGGCATGATCAGGGTTAAACGTTATACCTTTGTAGAACTGAAACAGCAAACTCTTTGTTTCTCttattgatcacaagcaccacacgacggcagcacctctagctagtccacacgaacaggtcttcaactttcagtgctagctgctacaagatgaaggcttaggaagtgcggttagggtttcagagttttagggtttctctgaaaacgaattgtgaaaaaaaaacaaaaaaacaaaactgaactacacaagcttctatttatagagtttcttgtgtggtcagttgggtcaaacggtgtttggtcttcttaagcccaaaactgtttttttcactaatcgcaccctcaaaataagtcttacttatttcttccatatcgactgtccttatgtgtgtgaccctgtaggttcttatgacgttggcaataatattaatcttaatattataaacagtgagcggtatctagcaacacatcactgctacccaagtcacaagaatgtcacgtgatctgacaaacctttccgtgataaaactcatgtgtataattacccttttacccttatgtctatattgaacacaaggcatagtacgtcacccttgttaagttcaatattgggcccatagacatatctcctgttatgtaggaggggtaaattccgtctaggtcactcatgtcccttagcatgattcgtggaatacccatcaactgtaacacccttaatttttaccctttaattttttttttgtaaaatgtcTCTTTAATAAAAATGCAGCGGAAACAAACTCATAAACAAAACTAATTTGTCCGAAAGATTCAAATTACTAAGGTAAACACCAcggttcaatttaaaaattcgtAAAGCAATAAatcaactaaaataaaatttagagttcCCCCATAGGACTTCCTAGCAGAGCGACTCAATTATTGAAAACGCAAAAGGAAGACAGCTCCTAATGCCATCTCCGGACTCTCAGCTAAGCATCGTTGTTTACCTGAAAAACCTACGATTGCACATCGTAGGGGCGAACCAGAAAAGGGGTGAGTAACAACGTCTCACAATTAACTGAATTCTATAGTAATATAAGACGTAGCCAAACACATAGTAACAACAAGCAACATATTATCCTTTTGGACGACTGAatactcacacaacacaactctTAGATACCACAACTCAACAAGCTAATACACACGCGCTACCAACGATTCATCAACTTCATTGTTACATCATTACTACAccattataatatataattcgATAACCATTATGACATCTTTGCTACCTCATGGctacctcataataataataattatatatacgACATCATTTTGATATCTTTACTACCTCATGGctacctcataataataataatatatatgacaTCATTACGACATCTTTACTACCTCATGActacctcataataataatagtaataataataataataataataataataataataataataataatacttcaacaacattataatcataatattataattcaacatcgttattaataatatatctcAACACTTATTAATAACCAACTACAACAACATGACTAAAACGACACCGCTACTAATAACGAACAACGATTTAAGACAACACCAACGATAGTCCAATCTTAGTCCAACTAATTAGTTTACTCTTTTTAACAGCGACCGACCAATACCCGAAACAGCCCCGACTcaagtaatttaattaaaaactgatttgCAATTTTAGTTAGAAAATTAACTCAATTTAATAGACAACAATTATGAAATAATTTCAAATCTAGGAACCAGAGAGAGTGAATCACACCAAAGGGTtctaaatattcaaaatactgtacataatttttttgggaaattttcacgaaattataatatttttaatcacatttttactctaaataattaattaaaaatagctacGAGTGTCCAAAAATTATCAAAGTGGTACCAAAATTCTcgtaaaattatttactattttactgtaaaaagaaataaaacaagGAAAATGCTGGGAAGCACGACAAAATGTGTCGTGCAAATCCAACGACATACGTGGCCACCTTATTAAATTATGTCATCAACGTTCTCTCTCTTCACAATCTGAGTTCATCACCGTTCTCTCTCTTCGCGAAGCTATTTCCCGAGCCTTCAATCTTCTCTATTCTCAAACTTCAGCGTTCTCTTCCACGCACCACCGAACTCCCTTGCCTGCAACTTCATCGATTGAGGTCCCGTCACAACGCCGTCGAATGATATTGTCGCCGTGACTCGGGCGATGCCACCGCAACAATACAATCCCACAACAAAGCTGCAGATGAATGACCATATGTTTCAATTCGGATTCCCTTTGTGGATAGTGTATCTATGGAATATATATAGTGGTGGTGTTTGGTGCAAAAAGGGAAAATGGGTTCTGGGAAGCAATCTTTATCAAACGAAAAGAGGTAATGTTTATGTGTCAATGTTTTTACTTTgaatagttttaaaattgaagcttataagttatatcaTTGGATTAGGTTGGTGCATATACAGTAAACAGTTAGCTGTGGCTTGACATTTATGCAGACCCAGATTATTTTAAGTCTTATTTTATACCTTACaaatgtttgatattttttcccaatgaaaaaaaatacactttgtAGTAAAGCCATCAAGTCTTAGTCATTGTATAACTATTTTTTTCACTTGTTCTTAATTTGAATTGCAGCACATCAATTGAAACAGGATCAAAACAAATTTTATGCAGACCCGAATTAACTCAGAAAAAGCCTGCTCTGCACATCGAACCACACCAATGATTGGAGCACCACGCTGCAAAATACCGGAAATAGAGTGTCGATCACCTTGTGAAACAACTCAACAAATCCCACAATTACTTGGATATCGGTAATGTTTATGTGTCAATGTTTTGACTTTgaatagttttaaaattgaaGCTTAAGTTATATCATTGGATTAGGTTGGTGCATATACAATAAACAGTTAGTTGTGGCTTGACATTGATGCCAAATCCCACCACAAATTATTTTAAGCTTTAGTTCCACTTATTTTAAGCCTTATTTTATACCTTACaaatgtttgatattttttctcaATGAAAAAATACACTTTGTAGTAAAGCCATAGAGTCTTAGTTATTGTATAACTATTTTCTTCTCTTGTTCTTAATTTGAATTGCAGCACATCAGTTGAAACAGGATCAAAACAAACTTTATGCAGACTCGAGTTAACTCAGAAAATGCCTGCTCTGCACATCGATTCGAACGACACCAATAATTGGAGACCAAGCTGCAAAACACTGGAAATAGAGTGTCGATCGCCTTGTGAAATAACTCAACAAATCCCACAATTACTTGGATATCGGTAGGCGTGGAAAATTACTTGGATATCAGTAGGCGTGGAATGTCAATCGAGTGAAGATGCTATTGCTAAGGGCTATagtcttatatttattttaatgctTGATTAAAAATGTAAACAAAAGCTATCAACTCCAATGTATTTGGTTATCATGTTGTAGATTTAGATCACAGTGATGGAagattacaataaaaatatgatcaTAACTTTGGATTATTATTGTTTAGAAAGCTTGCAATATTATCTGCATCTAATAATCTTTGTACCAAGATTACATAGTTCTGTTGGATAGCAAAGAAACAAAAGATGGCACAATTGCATATTACTACATCGCAAATTATCTACATCTGTAAGTTCATTGTAAATCATACAGAAGTTTCAGAAAACTTGGCATAtgtaaaattttatgtaaagacAAATTTActtcaaataaaaaactaattgttgctacaataataaaaaacaaagagtgcttcaacatcaataacattaaaattttaaatgttgATATAAAACAAAGTCAAATAGTTGTTTCAAGTTTGCAAATTAGACATCTTCAACTCTCATCTCCAAAATCAGTGGTTCATTCATGTCCTGATGATGATGGTTTATCATTCATATGGTGTTGTGCCTACAAAAGAACACATGAATGTAAGAATCAGTAATCTATATTAAAACTTGACtatataactttaaaaaaatataatcatccAATACCTTTAAAAGTTCTGCATAGCTAAgattatgatttatgatttgAGATTGAGTATAATATGGAACCTGTAAAACAAATGTATTGAATCTTTTATTCCCATATAGATTTTAAATGTtcaaataaaagtaaaagaGTGATTGAATCTGCACCTGATTTActtcaacaaaatattttttatttggattgaaGGGAGCTAAGTTTACTTGAATGCTCTCTTGTGTGTCAATGTCATCAATGGTTTGAGATGTAGAAAACCCTGCATTTTCAGTTTCTTGAACTGATAGAAACCTCTGccacaaaaaacataaaattagacATCCATGTATTACATTTAACTATAGAAAAGAAACTTGAGAATTTTAAAGGTCACCTCTTCTTGTGTTTGACCACTGTTACTCTTTTTACTGCTATTTTTAGTCTTCTTTTTTGCAAGCTTCTTCTTCACAATTTGATCAACTTTAGAAGTCTTCCTTTTTTCGCGAGGTCGTCCTTTTTTTTGTGATACTATAGGATCAAGAATTTTAGTCGCATGATCTTGAACTAATCTCTCTTCTTCTATAATCACAGGAGAGCTTTGTTTACAAGttaattcaattttcaaatcCTTGATCCAATTCATCACTTTCAATAAATCATCTTCAGTATGTATCCCCATATAAGCAACATCGTAAAAGGCATCACAAGCTTTACTAACACGTTGCAATTCAATATTTCCAGCTAAATGATCAAAACCACATTTAATAAGTGTGTGTCTTCGCTTAATATCCTTCCTCCACCTTGACAAAATATAACAAGACGGCACCAACTCTGTTTTACCTGTGAGCTGAAGAACACAAAGGATGTGTCTGCATAAAATTCCTTTAAACTCAAATAGACAACATGCACATTGTATTTCGAAGTCTTTCTCGTTGAAAAATACCTTGAACTTTATGTCTTTATTTCTATCATATACTCTTTTACTCTCTATAACCCAAAATATTGAATTCAAACCATCATTTCTCTCAAAGAAAGCATTGCAGTACATCAAAGAAGAAATTTCTGTTTgaatttctttgaatttttcattGGTAAATGTCTTTTGGAATTGAGACTCAAAGCCAAAACGACTTATACAAGCAATTGTTGtattaaatgaattaaaatcagccttgctttctttttcaattttatctttcAGTGCATTGTCATATTGCTCAACAAATTGCTTTAATGTTGTCTTTGAGTTCACATACCCGTCAAAGAATGAATTCATACTTTCACTTCTTTGAGTAGTTGACATTCCAGCCCAAAATGTGTCTCTAACATACACAGGAACCCAACGATGTCGTTCTTCAAACAGCCCTTTCAACCATTCGTTATCATGTAGCTCATAACATGCAATCATATTCCCCCACTTCTCCATGAAATCACTTATGCTCGACGAATCATATACAGCATCATGCAAAAGTGTTTTGATAGACTCATAATCAGAGAGTCTACCCAATTTTTCTGGAACCTTTTTCATTATATGCCACAAGCACCACCGATGACGAGCTTTCGGAAAGACGACCTCAATTGCATTCTTCATTGCTCTATCTTGGTCAGTAATTATAGCATTTGGTGCACGTCCATGCATACACTTCAACCAAGTTGTGAACAGCCAAGAAAAGGTTTTAGTATCCTCATTCGACAATAGAGCGCAACCTAACAAAACTGATTGGCCATGATGATTTACTCCAACAAAAGGAGCAAAAGGCATGTCGTATTTATTCGTTAAATAAGTAGTGTCAAAAGTTATGACTTCACCAAAATACTCATAAGCAGTCCTAGATCTGGCATCTGCCCAGAATACATTTCGTAAGTGACTTTTGTCATCCACATCCATaacataataaaattgattgtTTTCTCTTTGCATTCTATCGAAATAGTTTTGAATGGCATCAGCATCACCTGTCCCAAGTCGAAGCCGCCTTACTTTGTCGATATAATTTCTGCAATCTTTTTCCCCAAAGGTAAGATTATCATATCCATTCGCTTCCACAACCATGGACCGAAAATTCCTGCTTACATTAATTCCAGCTTTATCATTAAGCTCCAGTCTCCTTTTGATATGAGGGTCCAAATTTTTGTTGCATCTAAAATATCTTGACTTGGTTGGGCTTAATTCATGATTATGCTCAAGTGCAACTCTTGAAACCGTAATTGTTCCATCTAAAGACACAGCCACACTTACTCTAGCCTTACATTGTGTTCTTGTGGTGGGATTTGGCTTCAAAAGATTTTTTGAATTGCTCGTATGCTTTCTTGCCCGACTACATGCTAGAGTAAAGTATTTTTTTCCATCATCTGCATTTTTTGAATTGATTTTACTAATTCCAAAACCCATACATCGAGCATAATTCTTGTAATATGTGGTAACTTCATCTTCGGAAATAAATGTCATCCCAACCTTAGGTTCTTCATCTTCGTGGGCAATATTTGCTTCTTGCATATCATCAAAACCTTCATTTATGTGATCATTCTCCTCTTGATCAGAAGAAGTAAATCTTTTCTCCACTAATGCAccaattttgttaaaacaaaaacttaaaTTAATCAACTAAATTAGTAAGGTAaagcatatatatatttctttgatAGCAAACATATTATTAAGAAACTAGGCACAAGAACAACCTTGGCTAAAGGAAAAGCAGTACAAGCACCTGCATATAGCAGGGATAGACCTTTAAGATGTTCAAGTGCAAAAAACACCTACCTAAAAGCAAAACACTAAACAAATTCAAACAGCTGAAACATCACACCTCTACTAACAAAACAATCCTAtaaaaactcacaaaaacacaAACACCTATGACCGATGAAACAGCAAAAAAACCAGGGAAAATCATAACAATATCAGAACAACAAGGATTCTGctctcacaaaaaaaaaacatgatttcTACCTAACGAGTATAAAAAAAGCAATAAATAGACAAATTATACTCACTCTTGAAATTGATTTCTGAAACAGGGAATTGCAGCAATTGTATGCAGTTATAGTTGTGCGATGAGAACTGCGGCGGTGAATACAACAACGCCAACGGTAAAGACGACACGGTGAGAAAACAACAGTGATGAAGGTTTCAATGGAGACGGCAACCACGGCGATAAGGATACTTTGTTTAGATCAGTTATGGTGTTAGCGGCAAATAGCGGTGGCTATAGTGATTTATGAACCACGCGTGCCGAGATTTTCTATCACaattaattgtaaaaaataaaaatcaaaaaaggAAACTAGTGTGCATATCACGTGGTCGTGCAAGCAGTCGTGCAGATTTTTGTCGTTCCATATAGCATCACTGATAAAACAATTGGAGTCTCCTGGAGGTCTCACGCGCCGCCACTCTCCGAGGCTGCGACTGGGCGAAGGGAAGTGACACTGTTCACCTCCTTCTTCACCCGGTTTGCTGtaaaacgggtcgtgcgacccggaaTCCGACCCGGTTATTTCTCTCTCGTTTCTCAACGATATTCAACGTtctatatatctttttgatcATCGTTCGATTTTAAAGAGAtacctataattatttttaatattcggCAATTGAATCGCATGTAAAAAGAGGGTCCAATCTCTCTTTAAAATTGAACAACAACCTCTTATATGGACGTTCAAAGTCCAACCCAAGATTATCCTAGTTACTTCTGTAAACTAGTTTAGACACCCAAATCATCATGGGAACAGTGGCTTGTATGTTAGTAACACAAAATCTTAGTTTACTAAAATTGTGGTGTTTAAAgttttcttccttttcttttcctttctatAAAGATGACAACACCCTTATTGGCAACTCATTCAAACTTAACAGCACATAGGACGCGATTTTTCAAACACAACACACAAGAGCAACAATATCATATGGTGATTGGAAAGCAACCAATACGCATAGTAgcaacaacaacacaacaacaataacactaGCAATTAATAATAAGACGACCGCATTCATAAAACTATAAATCCAGAATTCCctaagtgagttgaacaaaccCCTTACCTGTCTAGTAGTGATCTCCGTGGTTTTTctcctctttctttctctcgtgaatcctctcttttcttctctattttatttttctgtttcgGTAAAATAGTGGGCAATCCTAATTTGTCACTACTTTAGcctacttataaaaaaaaactaggttatTTTATGTCTCCAAGTTATGaggattttgttttattatttaatatttattattattttattacctCCCAATTCATGCTACAAGGCCCAATTTCTCTAACTACttctaaatcatttattttcctACTTCATCTTATGTACTTCAAATTTCCGTCAACTAATTATTTAACATGCTAAAATAATTAGATAATCACGCAAAAACATCTAAACCATTAATTCCTAACAAAATAGACAAGGATTaactaaattcaaaataaacgAATAATTCTAAAAGTCGgggcgttacaactctcccccacttatagAATTTTCGTCCTCGAAAATTAGTTACCTCATGCATCTGGCTCCGAGCCCCACAAGGCGAACACCTTCCCTTTCGCCGGAGTAGCATCTCGTGTCCTCCATGGTTTGTCACACTCGGTACTAATATGGCCTGGCTCTgaacaattaaaacaaatcacGGGATTTTTACACTCATTTGCAAAATGTCCCGGCTTTCCACATTTATAACATTTCAGATTCTTCGCCTTGCACTCGGCGATCTTGTGTCCTGTCTCGCCACACCTATAGCAACGGCCTCCCCCACTTGTGTCATGCCCATCAGTAGTCTTCTGCTTACCTTCCTGATCTACTTTCGGCTTGTCATATGGTTTGCTGCGGTTCTGGCCCGCATTCTTCTTGTCGCTCAAGGCCTTGTAGTGGTTGCTCTTAGCTTTGTTATCTTCTTCATAGATCCGACTCTTATTGACCAAGGTAGCAAACTGACGGAGCTCTTGATATCCAATACCTGCCTTGATCTCTGGTCGCAAGCCATTCTCGAATTTGACGCACTTCGACCTCTCGTTCTCAACATTGTTGTAGTGGGGACAATATCTTATCAGGTCTTCAAATTTGGCAGCATATTCGGCCACCGACATAGTACCTTGGCTCAGCCCCAAGAATTCCATCTCTTTCTTGCTCTGAACATCAGCAGGGAAGTACTTTTCCAAGAAGGCCCCTTTGAACCCGACCCAAGTGATTAGGATGCCTGCCGCTTGCATTCTCTGTCGCGCGTTGCCCCACCAGCGGTCAGCCTCCCCCTTCAACATATGGGTTGCCAATGTCACCCTCTGTGCGTCTGTCGACGCCATAGCCCTGAATATTCTTTCAATCTCCTGAAGCCAATCCTGTGCACCCTCAGGATCATACATCCCTTTGAACGTGGGAGGGTTATTCTTCAAAAATCTATCCAGCCTCTCTTCCTCCGCATTACCCTGAATATTCCCAAAGGCCTGGGAAATATTGTTCAACGCGTTTGCAATAGCAAGGTCATTACGTCCGGCCATTTCTCCACACAAAACCCTGAAAAACAAAAGTTAGAAATGATACGACCTGGTCCGATTggaccgacctgctctgataccaagttgtaacacccttaatttttaccctttaattttttttttgtaaaatgtcTCTTTAATAAAAATGCAGCGGAAACAAACTCATAAACAAAACTAATTTGTCCGAAAGATTCAAATTACTAAGGTAAACACCAcggttcaatttaaaaattcgtAACGCAATAAatcaactaaaataaaatttagagttcCCCCATAGGACTTCCTAGCAGAGCGACTCAATTATTGAAAACGCAAAAGGAAGACAGCTCCTAATGCCATCTCCGGACTCTCAGCTAAGCATCGTTGTTTACCTGAAAAACCTACGATTGCACATCGTAGGGGCGAACCAAAAAAGGGGTGAGTAACAACGTCTCACAATTAACTGAATTCTATAGTAATATAAGACGTAGCCAAACACATAGTAACAACAAGCAACATATTATCCTTTTGGACGACTGAatactcacacaacacaactctTAGATACCACAACTCAACAAGCTAATACACACGCGCTACCAACGATTCATCAACTTCATTGTTACATCATTACTACAccattataatatataattcgATAACCATTATGACATCTTTGCTACCTCATGGctacctcataataataataattatatatacgACATCATTTTGATATCTTTACTACCTCATGGctacctcataataataataatatatatgacaTCATTACGACATCTTTACTACCTCATGActacctcataataataatagtaataataataataataataataataataataataatacttcaacaacattataatcataatattataattcaacatcgttattaataatatatctcAACACTTATTAATAACCAACTACAACAACATGACTAAAACGACACCGCTACTAATAACGAACAACGATTTAAGACAACACCAACGATAGTCCAATCTTAGTCCAACTAATTAGTTTACTCTTTTTAACAGCGACCGACCAATACCCGAAACAGCCCCGACTcaagtaatttaattaaaaactgatttgCAATTTTAGTTAGAAAATTAACTCAATTTAATAGACAACAATTATGAAATAATTTCAAATCTAGGAACCAGAGAGAGTGAATCACACCAAAGGGTtctaaatattcaaaatactgtacataatttttttgggaaattttcacgaaattataatatttttaatcacatttttactctaaataattaattaaaaatagctacGAGTGTCCAAAAATTATCAAAGTGGTACCAAAATTCTcgtaaaattatttactattttactgtaaaaagaaataaaacaattgGAGTCTCCTGGAGGTCTCACGCGCCGCCACTCTCCGAGGCTGGGACTGGGCGAAGGGAAGTGACACTGTTCACCTCCTTCTTCACCCGGTTTGCTGtaaaacgggtcgtgcgacccggaaTCCGACCCGGTTATTTCTCTCTCGTTTCTCAACGATATTCAACGTtctatatatctttttgatcATCGTTCGATTTTAAAGAGAtacctataattatttttaatattcggCAATTGAATCGCATGTAAAAAGAGGGTCCAATCTCTCTTTAAAATTGAACAACAACCTCTTATATGGACGTTCAAAGTCCAACCCAAGATTATCCTAGTTACTTCTGTAAACTAGTTTAGACACCCAAATCATCATGG
It contains:
- the LOC123911199 gene encoding protein FAR1-RELATED SEQUENCE 6-like; translated protein: MEKRFTSSDQEENDHINEGFDDMQEANIAHEDEEPKVGMTFISEDEVTTYYKNYARCMGFGISKINSKNADDGKKYFTLACSRARKHTSNSKNLLKPNPTTRTQCKARVSVAVSLDGTITVSRVALEHNHELSPTKSRYFRCNKNLDPHIKRRLELNDKAGINVSRNFRSMVVEANGYDNLTFGEKDCRNYIDKVRRLRLGTGDADAIQNYFDRMQRENNQFYYVMDVDDKSHLRNVFWADARSRTAYEYFGEVITFDTTYLTNKYDMPFAPFVGVNHHGQSVLLGCALLSNEDTKTFSWLFTTWLKCMHGRAPNAIITDQDRAMKNAIEVVFPKARHRWCLWHIMKKVPEKLGRLSDYESIKTLLHDAVYDSSSISDFMEKWGNMIACYELHDNEWLKGLFEERHRWVPVYVRDTFWAGMSTTQRSESMNSFFDGYVNSKTTLKQFVEQYDNALKDKIEKESKADFNSFNTTIACISRFGFESQFQKTFTNEKFKEIQTEISSLMYCNAFFERNDGLNSIFWVIESKRVYDRNKDIKFKVFFNEKDFEIQCACCLFEFKGILCRHILCVLQLTGKTELVPSCYILSRWRKDIKRRHTLIKCGFDHLAGNIELQRVSKACDAFYDVAYMGIHTEDDLLKVMNWIKDLKIELTCKQSSPVIIEEERLVQDHATKILDPIVSQKKGRPREKRKTSKVDQIVKKKLAKKKTKNSSKKSNSGQTQEERFLSVQETENAGFSTSQTIDDIDTQESIQVNLAPFNPNKKYFVEVNQVPYYTQSQIINHNLSYAELLKAQHHMNDKPSSSGHE